One segment of Nostoc piscinale CENA21 DNA contains the following:
- a CDS encoding response regulator: MEQIPKKKLHTENANPELEWRDLGDYPLNLSQQEVMIEQGQTESSWSKSEINSGYNSLLSRNLQAKGSKVNCFFDTEAPKILVVDDHAASRMTAAALLAMEGYEVIEADSGAAAVMLVTQKQPDLVLLDVMMPGMDGFEVCQLLKQDEHTRLIPVIFITALNDRRSRIRGIEVGADDFLTKPFDRVELAARVKSLVRQKRLNEDLDHAEQVLFSIARAIESRDPNTGDHCERLVKLGQAFGEYLNLSRSQLRDLMWGGYLHDIGKVGIPDAVLLKNEQLTLEDWEMMQQHVLIGERICQPLRSMQGVIPIIRHHHERWNGSGYPDGLKGNEIPFLAQVFQLIDIYDALTSERPYKRAFTPEEALSVMREETEAGWRNPELMERFTDFIHTYRQR; the protein is encoded by the coding sequence GTGGAACAAATACCAAAAAAAAAATTACATACGGAAAATGCAAATCCTGAGCTAGAATGGCGAGATTTAGGGGACTATCCACTAAACTTATCCCAGCAAGAAGTAATGATTGAACAGGGACAAACCGAGTCTTCTTGGAGTAAATCTGAGATTAATTCTGGCTACAATTCATTATTATCTAGAAATCTACAAGCCAAAGGCTCCAAAGTGAATTGCTTCTTTGATACTGAAGCACCAAAAATTTTAGTAGTTGACGACCATGCGGCAAGTCGAATGACAGCTGCGGCTTTGCTGGCAATGGAAGGTTATGAAGTAATTGAAGCAGACAGTGGTGCGGCTGCTGTAATGTTAGTAACACAAAAACAACCAGATTTAGTGTTGCTGGATGTGATGATGCCAGGGATGGATGGGTTTGAGGTATGTCAATTACTCAAACAAGACGAACATACAAGGCTGATTCCAGTAATATTTATTACAGCATTAAATGATCGGCGATCGCGCATTCGTGGTATTGAAGTGGGCGCTGATGATTTCCTCACCAAACCTTTTGACCGGGTGGAATTAGCAGCCCGTGTGAAGTCGCTAGTCCGGCAAAAGCGGTTAAACGAAGACCTAGACCACGCTGAACAAGTCTTGTTCTCCATTGCCAGAGCTATTGAAAGTCGAGACCCCAATACCGGAGATCACTGTGAACGCCTAGTCAAGCTAGGACAAGCTTTTGGTGAATACTTAAATCTTTCTCGTTCTCAACTGCGGGATTTGATGTGGGGTGGTTATCTTCACGATATAGGTAAAGTTGGCATTCCCGATGCAGTGCTACTCAAGAATGAGCAACTCACCTTAGAAGATTGGGAAATGATGCAGCAGCATGTTTTAATTGGCGAAAGAATTTGTCAACCCCTACGCAGTATGCAGGGGGTAATTCCAATTATTCGCCATCATCATGAGCGTTGGAATGGTTCGGGTTATCCTGACGGACTCAAAGGTAATGAAATTCCTTTCCTCGCCCAAGTATTTCAATTGATTGATATTTATGATGCTTTAACTAGCGAAAGACCTTACAAAAGAGCCTTTACTCCAGAGGAAGCTTTATCGGTGATGCGAGAAGAAACTGAAGCGGGTTGGCGTAACCCCGAACTCATGGAGCGGTTTACTGATTTTATTCACACTTACAGGCAAAGGTGA